One window from the genome of Moorena sp. SIOASIH encodes:
- a CDS encoding glutamate-5-semialdehyde dehydrogenase, with the protein MTATPLASIPLSAIAQKTRQAAQKLAVLSTKAKNEAIEAIAQALEAAAPEILAANAADCQAAEADNIAKPLYNRLKLNETKLKGAIQGVRDVGNLGDPVGNVQIHRELDQGLILKRVTCSLGVLGVIFEARPDALIQITSLAIKSGNGVILKGGKEAIRSCETLVKAIHKGLSTTAVDPATVQLLTTREEIKELLQLDHYVDLIIPRGSNAFVRFVQENTRIPVLGHADGICHLYIDAAADLEKAVTITVDAKTQYPAVCNAIETLLVHSDIAPRFLPLAAEALKKRNVELRGDEASREIIPISVATDEDWSTEYSDLILSIKVVDSVEEAINHINTYGSRHTDAIVTEDQEVADSFGNQVDAANVFHNCSTRFADGFRYGFGAEVGISTQQMPPRGPVGLEGLVTYKYKVTGNGHIAATYVGENAKSFSHRDI; encoded by the coding sequence ATGACAGCTACACCACTTGCATCCATACCCCTAAGTGCGATCGCTCAAAAAACCCGTCAAGCTGCACAAAAGTTAGCCGTTCTCTCAACAAAGGCTAAAAATGAAGCTATTGAGGCAATAGCCCAAGCCTTGGAAGCTGCAGCACCGGAAATCCTAGCGGCGAATGCTGCAGACTGCCAAGCGGCTGAGGCAGATAACATTGCCAAACCCCTTTATAATCGCCTGAAGTTGAACGAAACAAAGCTCAAGGGGGCTATTCAGGGGGTGCGAGATGTGGGCAACCTTGGTGATCCTGTGGGCAACGTCCAAATTCATCGAGAACTGGATCAAGGACTAATCCTCAAACGAGTCACTTGTTCCTTAGGAGTTTTAGGGGTTATCTTTGAAGCTCGTCCCGATGCCTTAATTCAAATTACCTCTCTTGCGATTAAATCCGGTAATGGTGTTATCCTCAAAGGCGGTAAAGAAGCAATTCGCTCCTGTGAAACCCTAGTCAAAGCAATTCATAAAGGATTATCTACGACAGCAGTTGACCCAGCAACGGTACAGTTGTTAACCACTAGAGAAGAAATCAAAGAGCTGTTACAACTAGACCACTATGTGGATTTGATTATTCCCAGAGGGTCGAACGCTTTTGTTCGGTTTGTGCAGGAGAATACTCGTATCCCAGTACTCGGTCATGCTGATGGGATTTGCCACCTCTATATTGATGCAGCAGCTGACTTGGAGAAAGCGGTAACTATCACCGTTGATGCTAAAACGCAATATCCAGCTGTTTGTAATGCCATTGAAACCCTGCTGGTGCATTCAGACATTGCTCCTCGTTTCCTGCCCCTAGCAGCAGAAGCTTTGAAAAAGCGTAATGTAGAATTGCGAGGGGATGAAGCTAGCCGTGAGATTATCCCCATCTCTGTAGCAACGGATGAGGATTGGTCTACAGAATACAGTGATTTAATTCTTTCTATCAAAGTAGTAGATTCTGTAGAAGAAGCGATTAACCATATCAATACTTATGGTTCCAGACATACGGATGCAATTGTTACTGAAGACCAGGAGGTAGCAGATAGCTTCGGAAATCAAGTTGATGCAGCTAATGTTTTCCACAACTGTTCTACTCGCTTTGCCGATGGTTTCCGCTATGGTTTTGGAGCAGAAGTAGGAATTAGCACTCAACAAATGCCCCCCCGTGGTCCAGTGGGCTTAGAAGGATTGGTGACTTACAAATACAAGGTTACAGGTAATGGTCACATTGCGGCTACTTATGTTGGTGAGAATGCTAAGTCTTTTAGCCATCGGGATATCTAA
- a CDS encoding RNA-guided endonuclease TnpB family protein has product MTEKVYRYRFYPTPEQQTLLRRTLGCVRLVYNKALDARTKAWYEHQERISYKQTSSILTEWKKQDDLFFLNEVSSVPVQQGLRHLQTAFTNFFAGRANYPNFKKKRNGGSAEFTKSAFKLREGQIYLAKCQEPLPIRWSRQLPENCDPSTVTVSLDPSNRWHISIRFNDPRDLSLPPTDKQIGFDLGISSLITTSDGDKITNPKHFKRLKKRLAKYQKALSRKQKGSNNRDKARLKVARVHAQIKDARRDFTHKLTTQLVRENQLIAFEDLAVKNMVKNHKLAQVISDANWAEIIRQIKYKSQWYNREAISIDKWFPSSKLCSVCLNRVDSLPLNIRQWDCPSCNTHHDRDINASINILAAGLAVSVCGATVRPEESKSRKAGAKNSPKGRRKQKPKS; this is encoded by the coding sequence ATGACTGAAAAAGTTTACCGTTACCGTTTTTACCCCACCCCTGAACAGCAGACTCTGTTGAGGAGAACTCTAGGATGTGTAAGGCTGGTTTATAACAAAGCCTTAGACGCTAGAACAAAAGCATGGTATGAACATCAAGAACGAATCAGTTACAAACAAACCTCTTCGATCTTGACAGAGTGGAAAAAACAAGATGACTTATTTTTTCTAAATGAGGTAAGTTCTGTTCCAGTTCAACAGGGATTAAGGCACCTTCAAACGGCTTTCACAAACTTCTTTGCAGGTCGAGCTAACTATCCCAATTTCAAGAAAAAACGAAACGGTGGTAGTGCAGAATTTACCAAATCAGCATTTAAATTGAGAGAGGGTCAAATCTATCTTGCTAAATGCCAAGAACCTTTGCCTATTCGTTGGAGTCGTCAATTACCTGAAAACTGCGATCCAAGTACTGTTACAGTTAGTCTAGATCCGTCCAATCGTTGGCATATCTCAATCAGGTTCAATGACCCTAGAGACTTGAGCTTACCTCCCACAGACAAACAAATTGGTTTTGATCTAGGGATTTCCAGTCTAATTACAACCAGCGACGGAGATAAAATTACCAATCCCAAGCATTTTAAAAGGCTCAAAAAAAGACTGGCTAAATACCAAAAAGCTTTGTCACGAAAACAAAAAGGTTCTAATAATCGTGACAAAGCCAGGTTAAAGGTTGCCAGGGTGCATGCACAAATCAAAGACGCTAGAAGAGATTTTACTCACAAGCTAACTACTCAACTGGTCAGAGAAAACCAATTGATTGCGTTTGAAGATTTAGCTGTGAAAAACATGGTAAAAAATCACAAACTAGCTCAAGTAATCAGTGATGCTAATTGGGCAGAAATAATCCGTCAGATTAAGTACAAGTCTCAATGGTATAATCGTGAAGCTATTTCCATTGATAAGTGGTTTCCTAGTAGCAAACTGTGTTCTGTGTGCCTAAATCGTGTTGATTCTTTACCTTTAAATATTCGGCAATGGGATTGTCCATCCTGCAACACTCACCATGATCGCGATATCAATGCATCAATTAACATTTTGGCGGCAGGGCTTGCCGTGTCAGTCTGCGGAGCGACCGTAAGACCTGAAGAGAGTAAATCTCGGAAGGCTGGTGCGAAAAACTCCCCAAAAGGGAGAAGGAAACAGAAACCTAAGTCGTGA
- a CDS encoding GMC family oxidoreductase N-terminal domain-containing protein, which yields MLYNYIIVGAGSAGCVLANRLTENRNTRVLLLEAGKPDRSRSIHIPIAFPALSRTEYDWSYYTQPQSNLNNRKLFWPRGKVLGGCSSINAMLYIRGHRWNYDHWHQLGNKGWSFSEVLPYFKKAENQERGASEYHGTDGPLNVANLRYTNPLSQAFVEAATEIGLENTKDFNCPEPEGIGFYQVTQKNGKLDTPHD from the coding sequence ATGCTCTATAACTATATAATTGTTGGTGCTGGTTCAGCAGGTTGTGTCCTTGCTAACCGCCTCACGGAAAACCGCAACACTAGAGTATTGCTACTGGAAGCTGGCAAGCCAGACCGCTCGCGGTCAATTCACATTCCCATCGCCTTTCCCGCCCTATCAAGAACTGAATACGATTGGAGTTACTATACACAACCCCAAAGCAATCTGAACAACCGCAAATTGTTCTGGCCCCGTGGCAAGGTTCTAGGTGGCTGTAGCTCTATCAACGCCATGTTATATATTCGAGGTCACCGCTGGAACTATGACCACTGGCACCAATTAGGGAATAAGGGGTGGAGTTTTTCTGAGGTGCTGCCCTATTTTAAGAAAGCGGAAAACCAGGAAAGGGGAGCGTCTGAATACCATGGCACTGATGGTCCGCTCAATGTCGCCAATTTGCGCTACACCAACCCCCTATCTCAGGCGTTTGTCGAAGCAGCCACAGAAATAGGCTTGGAAAACACCAAGGACTTCAACTGTCCAGAACCAGAAGGGATAGGATTTTATCAGGTAACTCAGAAAAACGGTAAACTTGACACTCCCCACGATTAG
- a CDS encoding transposase, translating into MLAMEFKAILKESQKIAINEAIRTARFVRNKVLRYWMDNRGVGKKELYRYSTQLRDEFRFVKDLNSHACQASVENVERAIKRFFDNCKNKVPGKKGYPRFKKHSRSVEYKQSGWKLSPDKKSIKFTDKKGIGKVRLKGTWDLWRFDQKLIKRVRIVQRADGYYIQFCVKVDNYEQLEATGFTVGLDVGLKEFYTDSDGYAEPNPRFYRKSEKRLKFYQRRVSRKKKGSANRKKAINRLGRTHLRISRQRKEHAKRLARCVIRSNDLVAYEDLRIKNLAKNHCLAKSINDAGWYQFRSWLEYFGQKFGRITVAVNPAYTSQSCSNCGEVVKKSLSTRTHVCQCGCQLDRDHNAAKNILTRALSTVGHTGTLINAWGELASTLPGSGLVEQVNSLNQESPDF; encoded by the coding sequence GTGCTAGCAATGGAGTTCAAGGCCATACTTAAGGAGTCTCAAAAAATAGCCATAAATGAAGCAATTCGGACAGCACGATTTGTCCGAAACAAGGTACTTCGCTACTGGATGGACAACCGAGGCGTTGGCAAGAAAGAACTCTATCGCTATAGCACTCAGCTAAGGGACGAATTTAGGTTTGTCAAAGACCTTAATAGTCATGCTTGCCAAGCCTCGGTGGAAAACGTAGAACGGGCAATTAAACGTTTTTTTGATAATTGCAAAAATAAGGTGCCCGGCAAAAAGGGTTACCCCCGTTTCAAGAAGCATTCTAGGTCGGTCGAGTATAAGCAGTCCGGATGGAAATTATCGCCCGATAAAAAATCCATCAAGTTTACCGACAAAAAAGGTATTGGCAAGGTCAGACTCAAGGGCACATGGGACTTATGGAGATTCGACCAGAAATTGATAAAGAGAGTTCGGATTGTCCAAAGAGCCGATGGTTATTATATTCAATTTTGCGTTAAAGTAGATAATTACGAACAATTAGAAGCAACCGGGTTTACTGTTGGCTTGGATGTTGGGCTAAAAGAGTTTTACACAGACTCTGATGGATACGCCGAACCCAACCCTAGATTCTACAGAAAAAGCGAAAAACGTCTAAAATTTTATCAACGTCGGGTTTCCCGAAAAAAGAAAGGCTCTGCTAATCGAAAGAAAGCAATTAATAGACTAGGCAGGACTCACCTTAGAATAAGTAGACAACGTAAAGAACATGCTAAGAGACTAGCACGTTGCGTAATCCGGTCTAACGACCTGGTCGCCTACGAAGATTTAAGGATTAAAAATTTAGCTAAAAACCACTGTCTCGCCAAGTCTATTAACGATGCAGGTTGGTATCAGTTTAGAAGCTGGCTGGAATATTTTGGTCAAAAGTTTGGTCGGATAACTGTCGCAGTTAATCCGGCTTATACGAGCCAAAGTTGTTCCAATTGCGGTGAAGTAGTCAAAAAGTCATTGTCAACTCGAACCCATGTCTGCCAGTGTGGGTGTCAATTAGATCGCGATCACAACGCTGCTAAAAACATCCTAACGAGAGCCTTGAGTACGGTGGGGCACACCGGAACTTTAATCAACGCTTGGGGAGAATTGGCCTCTACTCTTCCTGGTTCCGGCCTGGTTGAGCAAGTCAACTCGTTGAACCAAGAATCCCCCGATTTCTAA
- a CDS encoding GMC oxidoreductase yields the protein MRPWIIGQVLQASAFQTFRGEELFPGTQVEQLDEIAAYIRDTADTLYHPVGTCKMGNDPMAVVNSRLQVHSIQGLRVVDASIMPTIVGGNTNAPTIMIAEKAADLLMAEEPTPVRN from the coding sequence TTGCGCCCTTGGATTATCGGTCAAGTACTTCAGGCGTCAGCATTTCAGACGTTTCGGGGGGAGGAACTTTTCCCTGGAACTCAAGTCGAGCAACTCGATGAAATTGCTGCCTACATCCGCGATACCGCAGATACATTGTATCACCCAGTTGGGACTTGCAAGATGGGGAATGACCCAATGGCAGTGGTTAACTCGCGCCTGCAGGTACATAGTATACAGGGGTTAAGAGTTGTAGATGCTTCAATCATGCCCACTATCGTTGGTGGTAACACGAATGCCCCAACTATAATGATTGCCGAAAAAGCAGCTGATTTGCTGATGGCAGAGGAGCCAACACCAGTTAGGAATTAG
- a CDS encoding nuclear transport factor 2 family protein, giving the protein MSTEAIASVINVYFTNMAAMNPGGWVEIFAEDAVIYDPVGKPPINVSEDSEKFFALLSSFFNSFEISQEQIFIAGNGAAVKWRMQVSAKNGREATAEGISVFEINDDGKIQQVLSYWNEAEMMAKLKG; this is encoded by the coding sequence ATGTCAACAGAAGCGATCGCATCAGTCATCAATGTCTATTTTACTAACATGGCCGCCATGAATCCAGGAGGCTGGGTAGAGATTTTTGCTGAAGATGCAGTGATTTATGACCCAGTGGGAAAGCCACCAATCAACGTCTCTGAGGACTCTGAGAAGTTTTTTGCACTACTGTCTAGCTTCTTTAACAGCTTTGAAATCTCACAAGAGCAAATTTTTATTGCTGGCAATGGGGCAGCGGTAAAGTGGAGGATGCAGGTGTCTGCTAAGAATGGTCGTGAGGCTACTGCTGAAGGCATCAGTGTTTTTGAAATCAATGATGACGGTAAGATTCAACAGGTTTTGTCCTACTGGAATGAAGCAGAAATGATGGCTAAACTGAAGGGCTAA
- a CDS encoding aldo/keto reductase: protein MQTIRLGQNGPMVTALGIGTWSWGDKLFWNYGSDYGTTQVKEAFEATLDAGINFFDTAEVYGLGESESLIGRFMKQLGRKAQIATKYFPLPWRFSAQSVSDALSDSLKRLQVEQVELYQVHMPFSFLISQQTLMNALADEVKRGRIGAVGVSNYSAKQMAEAHSYLAARGIPLAVNQVQYSLLHRKIESNGILDKARQLGVTILAYSPLAQGLLTGKYTVESYIKPTGARAIDPRFSKSGLEKIAPVLKLLSQLGEKYERKPAQVALNWLIAQDGVIPIPGAKTAQQVQDNAGALGWALSQEDVSQLEQVTRLWLK from the coding sequence ATGCAGACGATCAGGTTAGGTCAGAATGGTCCGATGGTCACAGCTTTGGGAATTGGGACGTGGTCATGGGGAGACAAGCTGTTTTGGAACTATGGCAGTGACTACGGCACTACTCAGGTAAAAGAAGCGTTTGAGGCAACCTTGGATGCTGGGATTAACTTTTTTGACACCGCTGAGGTGTACGGACTAGGAGAATCCGAATCCCTGATCGGACGGTTTATGAAGCAGCTGGGACGGAAAGCCCAGATTGCCACTAAGTATTTTCCCTTACCCTGGCGATTTAGCGCTCAGTCAGTTTCTGATGCCTTGAGTGACAGTTTGAAACGTCTGCAAGTCGAGCAAGTGGAACTGTACCAAGTACATATGCCTTTTAGTTTCTTGATCAGCCAACAGACGTTGATGAATGCTCTAGCTGATGAAGTGAAGCGTGGTCGCATTGGAGCAGTTGGTGTGAGTAACTATTCCGCTAAGCAAATGGCAGAAGCTCACAGTTACTTGGCAGCCCGTGGCATACCCCTAGCGGTGAATCAGGTGCAATATTCTCTGTTGCATCGGAAAATTGAGAGCAACGGTATTCTTGATAAAGCGCGTCAGTTAGGTGTGACTATTCTGGCTTACAGTCCCTTAGCTCAAGGGTTACTCACTGGCAAGTATACGGTAGAGAGCTATATCAAACCCACTGGAGCTAGGGCTATTGACCCCCGCTTTAGCAAAAGTGGTTTAGAAAAAATTGCCCCTGTGCTAAAGCTACTGAGTCAGTTAGGGGAAAAATATGAGCGAAAACCAGCTCAAGTTGCCCTTAACTGGCTGATTGCTCAAGATGGAGTAATCCCGATTCCCGGTGCTAAGACCGCACAGCAGGTGCAAGACAATGCAGGGGCTTTGGGTTGGGCTTTGAGTCAGGAGGATGTTAGTCAGTTAGAACAAGTGACTCGTCTTTGGTTAAAATAA
- a CDS encoding outer membrane beta-barrel protein, whose translation MKPILKSAATYLILMIAMVLSASPASAQPDGLKGSYVGISNDGSTISNDILNPFENLLGIGSNSSDERIGSMYQGRIDLPNLPISVRGAAFLSGKGRAVEPTITYDVPVASNTNIYVGGGYTFVNNEEITTPLGNQNSAVLTAGVEAAVNDYTIIYGSGRLSLSDENNDTSPVKLQFGAGYRF comes from the coding sequence ATGAAACCCATACTCAAATCTGCCGCAACTTACCTAATCTTGATGATTGCGATGGTTCTATCTGCTAGCCCTGCCTCTGCTCAACCTGATGGATTAAAGGGTAGCTACGTGGGAATTAGTAACGATGGCAGCACAATAAGTAATGATATCCTCAATCCCTTTGAGAACTTGCTGGGAATTGGCTCAAACTCAAGCGATGAAAGGATTGGTAGCATGTATCAAGGTCGTATTGATCTGCCCAATTTACCGATTTCAGTGCGTGGTGCAGCGTTTCTCTCTGGCAAAGGTCGTGCTGTCGAACCAACAATTACCTACGATGTACCTGTTGCCAGCAATACTAACATTTACGTTGGTGGAGGCTATACCTTTGTGAACAACGAGGAGATCACCACTCCTTTAGGTAATCAAAATTCAGCCGTATTGACTGCTGGTGTAGAAGCAGCAGTCAATGACTACACCATAATCTACGGCAGCGGCAGATTAAGCCTTAGTGATGAAAACAACGATACGTCTCCGGTTAAATTGCAATTTGGTGCAGGCTATCGTTTCTAA
- a CDS encoding Hsp20/alpha crystallin family protein, with translation MTLVRWNPWKDINTLQREIDQLFDHSFVPNTLREFGHFKNVPAAELTQTEDAINLKLEVPGMEAKDLNVEVTDTVVAISGERKEETNTDEKGVKRSEFRYGKFQRVIPLPVRVQNTKVEAEYKDGILNLTLPKAEEEKNKVVKVNLN, from the coding sequence ATGACTCTAGTTCGTTGGAACCCCTGGAAAGACATCAACACCCTACAACGGGAAATTGACCAGCTATTTGACCATAGTTTTGTGCCGAATACTTTGCGGGAGTTTGGTCATTTTAAAAATGTTCCTGCTGCTGAACTAACCCAAACTGAAGATGCTATCAATCTGAAATTAGAAGTTCCAGGAATGGAAGCCAAAGACTTGAATGTAGAAGTCACAGATACTGTTGTTGCTATCAGTGGAGAACGAAAAGAGGAAACCAATACTGACGAAAAAGGCGTCAAGCGGTCTGAATTCCGTTATGGTAAATTCCAGCGGGTAATTCCTTTACCGGTTCGGGTTCAAAATACCAAAGTTGAGGCTGAGTACAAAGACGGTATTTTAAATCTGACCTTGCCTAAAGCGGAAGAGGAAAAAAACAAAGTTGTCAAGGTTAACTTGAACTAA
- a CDS encoding transposase has translation MKTPNKVIRTDKWRLNPTTDQKILFGETIKVYRQACRYLVGIIYTHWSELGCLTADKLTPAVERLMHQTAKRPDVKYPQFNQAFYKFPSYYRRAAIAFAAGQVSSYVTRYREWQSGTRKRRDTKPPRLNADTGCYPALYKGQCYKLHGFNQVEIKAFNGKDWIWTTVQITELRERHACASNKMMSPSLIFNERYCHLSVPFTCKPEKRKPEANVTAVDLGINTTATIAVVTHSGTVIHREFIHPGKDIDRRDKRLKSVSMRASKTMGKGGKLHKGFCSKTYDKCRRINHQIGHVVSKRIVDIAKEFNSEAIVFENLKGWKPKGGKKRSNLRQRFHGWLKAKIRDFTEMKWAELGGKVVEVVAAYTSKLAYDGSGTVKRNSKKYSLATFSSGKRFNADLNGAYNIGARGVFKLTRRNDGEGHSSKNSGRPPRSWACLCDLWATVSQ, from the coding sequence GTGAAAACGCCAAATAAAGTTATAAGAACCGATAAATGGCGACTTAATCCGACTACCGATCAAAAAATATTGTTTGGGGAGACGATTAAAGTATATCGCCAGGCTTGTCGGTACTTAGTTGGCATTATTTATACTCACTGGTCTGAATTGGGATGTTTGACAGCTGATAAATTAACTCCTGCTGTTGAGCGTTTAATGCATCAGACCGCAAAACGACCTGATGTAAAATATCCCCAATTTAATCAGGCTTTTTACAAGTTTCCTAGCTACTACCGTCGTGCTGCAATAGCCTTCGCTGCTGGTCAAGTGAGTAGTTATGTGACCCGTTACAGGGAATGGCAGTCGGGTACACGAAAACGGCGAGACACTAAGCCACCAAGACTAAATGCTGATACTGGTTGCTACCCAGCTCTGTACAAAGGTCAATGCTATAAGCTGCATGGTTTTAACCAAGTCGAAATCAAAGCTTTTAATGGTAAAGATTGGATTTGGACTACTGTTCAAATTACTGAGTTAAGGGAGAGACACGCCTGTGCCAGTAATAAGATGATGTCGCCTTCTTTGATTTTCAATGAAAGGTACTGTCATTTATCTGTTCCATTTACTTGTAAGCCAGAAAAGAGAAAACCAGAGGCCAATGTTACGGCAGTAGACTTGGGTATAAATACAACAGCGACAATAGCGGTTGTCACTCATAGCGGCACTGTAATCCACCGCGAATTTATTCATCCGGGGAAAGACATAGACCGTAGGGACAAACGACTAAAATCCGTATCTATGCGGGCATCAAAAACCATGGGTAAGGGCGGAAAACTTCACAAAGGATTCTGTTCTAAGACCTATGACAAATGCCGAAGAATCAATCATCAAATCGGCCATGTTGTTTCTAAGCGAATTGTGGATATTGCTAAGGAGTTTAATTCCGAGGCTATCGTATTTGAGAATCTCAAGGGTTGGAAGCCAAAAGGTGGTAAGAAACGGTCTAACCTGCGGCAAAGATTCCACGGATGGCTCAAGGCCAAAATTCGCGATTTCACGGAAATGAAATGGGCGGAACTAGGCGGCAAAGTCGTAGAAGTTGTAGCAGCTTACACTTCAAAACTTGCTTATGATGGTTCTGGTACGGTTAAGAGAAATTCAAAAAAATACTCCCTAGCTACCTTCTCCTCAGGTAAGCGCTTTAATGCAGATCTTAATGGTGCTTACAATATTGGTGCTAGAGGTGTGTTTAAGCTCACTCGCAGAAATGACGGTGAGGGTCATTCCAGTAAAAACTCTGGACGACCGCCTAGAAGCTGGGCTTGTCTATGTGATCTTTGGGCAACGGTTAGTCAATGA
- a CDS encoding ATP-binding protein translates to MLSLIPPTKLFSNPKFLRILPLAVFERLDQRLDQMKSTLGEEAILLKSDILVNQRVSTEAQSQRFTLIGSEQFSCLLWGEAQPETLTGYESLMRLYQVGLTFAPDAIANFLTHLKDSYLTSPSEFETSQDVLNLIKRAQASLKPNNPAIQSEFTLSLIDILCDYNTDNYNTDNYNTDVPELADPAYPYGSICQPVAEALHQQVEQERLLNQVTSQIRQSQELPLILTTAVERVRHFLEVDRLVIYQFDFPYTSSPTALEPAPAATELGWGCITYEAKASDAIPSVLNVIEQEECLTHVPNSKHKYQRGSTVAVDDVDRTYNTHNCLLKLLHRHQVRAKLVAPIIVQNNLWGLLIAHQCLEPRRWQDSEKNFLQAIAEHLAIAIYQAKLYAQVQQQNNTLEQRVIERTQALRDALQAAQAANLAKSEFLATMSHELRTPLTCVIGMAATLLRWCFGQDSSHRLPVEKQQRYLKTIQENGQHLLELINDILDLSQVEAGKLVLTISKFSLSKLANQLLSSLNEQAYQQQVTLQLDWRVPPERDCFSADQRRVKQILFNLLSNGIKFTPQGGKVILRVWPENQLLVFQVEDTGIGIPQDQLPLLFQKFQQLETPYRRKYEGTGLGLALTKQLIELHRGNIEVESVVGEGSCFTVCLPTQPMAPATSEKALPKSNLTLKGQGTVALVENQEEIATLICEILTAAGYKVIWLIDGSTAIKQIALLKPQTIIIDWQLPTREGYEMTQWLRQSSTTQEVKILALTIPSLPNIEQQEMMGVVDDYLYKPIEPMELLYRVMALVAS, encoded by the coding sequence GTGTTATCGTTAATTCCACCTACAAAATTATTTAGTAATCCAAAATTCCTCAGAATTTTGCCCTTGGCTGTGTTCGAGCGTCTGGATCAGCGATTAGACCAGATGAAGTCAACTTTGGGCGAAGAGGCAATACTCCTAAAGTCTGATATTTTGGTAAATCAGAGGGTGAGTACTGAGGCTCAGAGCCAGAGGTTTACCCTGATCGGATCAGAACAGTTCAGTTGTCTGCTGTGGGGGGAAGCCCAACCGGAGACCTTAACTGGGTATGAATCTCTGATGAGACTGTACCAAGTGGGATTAACTTTCGCTCCGGATGCGATCGCAAACTTTCTTACCCATCTCAAAGACTCCTACCTAACCTCACCATCAGAATTTGAAACCTCTCAGGATGTTCTCAACCTAATCAAGAGGGCTCAAGCCTCCCTCAAACCCAATAATCCAGCTATCCAGAGCGAATTTACCCTATCATTAATTGATATTCTGTGTGACTACAACACGGATAACTACAATACGGATAACTACAACACCGATGTTCCAGAATTAGCAGATCCAGCTTATCCCTATGGGTCCATTTGTCAACCCGTAGCAGAAGCACTGCACCAGCAGGTTGAGCAAGAGCGATTGCTCAATCAGGTGACCAGTCAAATCCGTCAAAGCCAAGAGTTACCCCTTATCCTGACCACAGCAGTTGAACGGGTACGACACTTCCTAGAAGTAGACCGATTAGTAATCTATCAATTTGACTTCCCTTACACCTCTAGTCCCACAGCACTAGAGCCAGCACCTGCTGCCACTGAATTAGGCTGGGGTTGTATTACCTACGAAGCTAAAGCCTCAGATGCTATCCCATCAGTGCTGAATGTGATTGAGCAGGAGGAATGCTTAACCCATGTACCGAACTCTAAACATAAATATCAGCGAGGGTCAACGGTTGCTGTTGATGATGTTGATCGAACCTATAATACCCATAATTGCTTACTTAAACTGTTGCACCGACATCAAGTACGAGCCAAGTTAGTCGCACCAATTATTGTCCAAAACAACCTGTGGGGCCTACTAATTGCCCATCAGTGTTTGGAGCCAAGGCGATGGCAGGACAGTGAAAAAAACTTTCTCCAAGCAATTGCTGAACACCTAGCCATTGCCATCTATCAAGCGAAGTTATACGCCCAAGTGCAGCAGCAAAACAACACCCTTGAACAACGGGTAATTGAGCGCACCCAAGCACTCCGGGATGCCTTGCAAGCTGCTCAAGCAGCCAATCTTGCTAAGAGTGAGTTTCTAGCTACCATGAGTCATGAATTGCGCACCCCTCTGACCTGCGTAATTGGGATGGCAGCTACACTCTTGCGCTGGTGTTTTGGTCAGGACAGTTCCCACAGATTACCTGTCGAAAAGCAACAGCGCTATTTAAAAACTATCCAGGAGAATGGGCAACACCTGCTAGAACTGATCAACGATATTCTGGATTTGTCTCAGGTTGAGGCAGGAAAGTTAGTCCTGACTATCAGCAAATTTTCCTTAAGTAAGCTAGCTAATCAGCTGTTGAGTAGCCTAAACGAACAAGCCTACCAACAGCAGGTTACTCTACAGCTAGATTGGCGAGTGCCACCAGAAAGGGACTGTTTTTCTGCAGACCAAAGGCGGGTTAAACAGATTTTGTTTAACCTTTTAAGTAATGGGATTAAATTTACCCCACAGGGGGGTAAAGTAATCCTACGGGTCTGGCCAGAAAATCAGTTACTCGTTTTCCAAGTGGAAGATACAGGCATTGGTATTCCCCAAGACCAGTTACCATTACTGTTTCAGAAGTTTCAGCAGCTAGAAACCCCCTACCGTCGCAAGTATGAAGGAACTGGCTTGGGGTTAGCCTTAACCAAACAGCTGATCGAACTCCATAGGGGCAACATTGAGGTGGAATCGGTAGTGGGAGAGGGGTCTTGTTTTACAGTTTGCTTGCCCACTCAACCCATGGCACCAGCTACTTCAGAAAAAGCCCTGCCAAAGTCCAACCTAACTCTCAAAGGTCAAGGCACTGTGGCCTTAGTGGAAAATCAAGAAGAGATTGCTACCCTAATTTGCGAAATTTTGACCGCAGCAGGCTATAAAGTAATTTGGTTGATTGATGGTTCCACTGCCATCAAACAAATTGCATTGCTTAAGCCCCAGACTATCATTATCGATTGGCAGTTACCGACTAGGGAGGGTTACGAAATGACTCAATGGCTACGTCAATCCTCCACAACTCAAGAGGTAAAAATTCTGGCTTTAACGATTCCGAGCCTGCCAAACATAGAGCAACAAGAGATGATGGGGGTAGTGGATGATTACTTATATAAACCGATCGAACCCATGGAGTTATTGTACAGGGTTATGGCGTTGGTGGCAAGTTAA